From a region of the Streptacidiphilus albus JL83 genome:
- a CDS encoding 3-hydroxybutyrate dehydrogenase: MQSIQSPGTPPAPSRPATGRTAPSRRTADHADDRADDRADPPGLDPAVGRKAPPEAFLAGRTALVTGAASGIGRACALALAGAGADVYVVDRAAAAAKQVAEEIGGTALVVDLSDPAAVDGLPEDADIVVNNAGLQHVAPVQDFPPEMFTLIQRVMVEAPFRILRRTLPHMYRKQWGRVVNISSVHGLRASPYKCAYVTAKHALEGLSKVVALEAAAQGVTSNCINPGYVRTPLVENQIATQALAHGIPADDVVRKVMLERSAIKRLIEPEEVAQAALWLCSPHAGYVTGTSLPLDGGWTAH, from the coding sequence ATGCAGAGCATCCAGAGCCCCGGCACGCCCCCGGCCCCGTCCCGGCCCGCCACCGGCCGGACCGCCCCCTCCCGCCGCACCGCCGACCACGCCGACGACCGGGCAGACGACCGGGCAGACCCGCCCGGCCTCGACCCGGCGGTCGGCCGGAAGGCCCCGCCCGAGGCGTTCCTGGCGGGCCGGACCGCGCTGGTCACCGGTGCCGCCAGCGGCATCGGCCGGGCCTGCGCGCTGGCCCTGGCCGGGGCCGGGGCCGACGTCTACGTGGTCGACCGGGCCGCTGCGGCGGCGAAGCAGGTGGCCGAGGAGATCGGCGGGACCGCGTTGGTCGTCGACCTCTCGGACCCGGCGGCCGTCGACGGACTGCCGGAGGACGCGGACATCGTGGTCAACAACGCCGGGCTGCAGCATGTCGCGCCGGTCCAGGACTTCCCGCCGGAGATGTTCACCCTGATCCAGCGGGTGATGGTGGAGGCCCCGTTCCGGATCCTCCGGCGCACCCTGCCGCACATGTACCGGAAGCAGTGGGGACGGGTCGTCAACATCTCCTCCGTCCACGGGCTCCGCGCCAGCCCCTACAAGTGCGCCTACGTGACGGCCAAGCACGCGCTGGAGGGGCTGAGCAAGGTCGTCGCCCTGGAGGCCGCCGCCCAGGGGGTGACCAGCAACTGCATCAACCCCGGCTATGTCCGCACCCCGCTGGTCGAGAACCAGATCGCCACCCAGGCCCTGGCCCACGGCATCCCCGCCGACGACGTGGTGCGGAAGGTGATGCTGGAGCGCAGCGCGATCAAGCGGCTGATCGAGCCGGAGGAGGTCGCCCAGGCCGCGCTGTGGCTGTGCTCGCCGCACGCCGG